In Corylus avellana chromosome ca2, CavTom2PMs-1.0, the following proteins share a genomic window:
- the LOC132170964 gene encoding cationic amino acid transporter 1-like translates to MGGVDGGDEGIRRRGCSCAKSDFLPEESFRSWGNYGKALMETPMRLKDRIVTRSLDHTELVEVKARSHNEMKKTLNWWDLMWFGIGAVIGAGIFVLTGLEAREDAGPAVVLSYVVSGISALLSVFCYTEFAVEIPVAGGSFAYLRVELGDFMAFIAAGNILLEYVIGGAAVARAWTSYFATLCNYKPNDFRVIADGLSEDYKYLDPIAVVVIAAICVLAVLSTKGSSRFNYIASIFHVIVILFIIIAGLIKADTKNYTPFAPFGARGIFKASAVLFFAYVGFDAVSTMAEETKNPGRDIPIGLVGSMVITTLAYCILAVTLCLMQSYKAVDEDAPFSVAFEAVGWGWAKYIVAAGALKGMTTVLLVGAVGQARYLTHIARTHMLPPWLAHVNERTGTPVNATIVMLVATAIIAFFTKLAILSNLLSISTLFIFMLVAVALLVRRYYVSGVTTETNRIKLIVFIVLIIGSSVGTAAYWAVSDGWVGYVITTPIWLIATVGIWLFVPHAREPKLWGVPLVPWLPSLSIAINIFLLGSIDKESFARFGVWTLIILIYYFVIGLHASYDTAKESSNGEERKNVEEGGEMSNIVF, encoded by the exons ATGGGAGGAGTGGACGGCGGCGATGAAGGGATTAGGAGGAGGGGGTGCTCGTGCGCGAAGAGCGATTTTCTACCCGAGGAATCGTTTCGGAGCTGGGGCAACTACGGGAAGGCGTTGATGGAGACTCCGATGCGGCTGAAGGATCGGATCGTGACCCGCTCCTTGGACCACACGGAGCTTGTGGAGGTCAAGGCTCGAAGCCATAACGAGATGAAGAAGACGCTCAACTGGTGGGACCTCATGTGGTTCGGCATCGGCGCGGTCATCGGCGCTGGCATCTTCGTCCTGACCGGCCTCGAGGCCCGCGAAGACGCCGGCCCCGCCGTCGTCTTGTCCTACGTCGTCTCCGGCATCTCGGCTTTGCTCTCCGTTTTCTGCTACACCGAGTTCGCCGTGGAGATCCCCGTAGCCG GTGGATCATTTGCCTACCTAAGGGTAGAGCTCGGCGACTTCATGGCCTTCATTGCCGCCGGCAACATCCTACTAGAGTACGTTATTGGTGGAGCAGCCGTTGCCCGTGCTTGGACATCCTACTTCGCCACACTCTGCAACTACAAACCAAACGATTTCCGTGTTATAGCCGATGGTCTCTCAGAAGACTACAAATATCTCGACCCCATAGCCGTTGTTGTCATCGCCGCCATTTGTGTCCTTGCAGTCCTCAGCACTAAGGGCTCTTCGCGTTTCAATTACATCGCCTCCATCTTCCACGTTATCGtcatcctcttcatcatcatcgCCGGTCTTATTAAAGCTGATACGAAGAATTACACCCCATTTGCCCCTTTTGGAGCCCGTGGCATCTTTAAGGCTTCAGCAGTGCTTTTTTTCGCTTATGTTGGATTTGACGCTGTCTCAACCATGGCAGAGGAAACAAAGAATCCTGGTCGGGACATCCCCATTGGTCTTGTAGGCTCAATGGTGATTACTACATTGGCATATTGTATACTCGCGGTAACACTATGCCTTATGCAGTCATACAAAGCCGTTGATGAAGATGCTCCATTTTCG GTAGCATTCGAAGCTGTTGGTTGGGGTTGGGCTAAGTATATAGTTGCTGCCGGGGCATTGAAGGGGATGACGACTGTTTTGCTGGTGGGAGCTGTCGGTCAAGCTCGATATCTCACACATATTGCAAGAACCCACATGTTGCCACCATGGCTTGCCCATGTCAACGAGAGAACTGGAACACCTGTCAATGCCACGATCGTGATGCTCGTCGCCACAGCGATCATCGCCTTCTTCACAAAGCTTGCTATTCTCTCCAACCTACTCTCTATCTCCACATTGTTTATCTTCATGCTCGTTGCCGTTGCCCTTCTGGTGCGCCGGTATTATGTTAGCGGCGTGACAACTGAAACAAATCGTATAAAGCTCATTGTGTTTATTGTGCTAATAATCGGATCTTCCGTTGGAACAGCTGCTTATTGGGCAGTTAGCGATGGGTGGGTCGGGTATGTAATAACCACCCCAATTTGGCTGATTGCAACCGTGGGGATTTGGCTTTTTGTTCCGCACGCAAGAGAGccgaaactttggggggtgccATTGGTGCCATGGCTGCCATCGTTGTCCATCGCCATTAACATTTTCCTTCTTGGGTCAATAGACAAAGAATCTTTTGCAAGGTTCGGCGTGTGGACTCTGATAATCTTGATTTACTATTTCGTCATTGGATTACATGCATCCTATGACACAGCCAAAGAATCTAGCAATGGCGAGGAGAGGAAGAATGTTGAAGAGGGTGGAGAAATGAGTAACATTGTGTTCTAG